The genomic stretch GTGATCCTGATCGGCGAGATGCGCGACGAGGAAACCGTGCGCACCGCCCTCTCGGCCGCCGAGACCGGGCATCTCGTGCTCTCGACCCTTCACACGCTCGACGCGACGGAGAGCGTGAACCGCATCGTGGACTTCTTCCCGACGCGCGCGCAGCAGCAGGCACGGTTGATGCTCGCGAGCACGCTGCGCGGAATCGTGTCGCAGCGGCTGGTGAAGACCGCGGACGCCCGCGGCCGCGTGGTGTGCTGCGAGGTGCTGCGGATGACCGGCCGCGTGCGCGACATGATCATGCGCCCGGAGGAGACCTCACGCCTGTCGGAGGCGATCGCCGAGGGCGCGTACTACGGGATGCAGACGTTCGACCAAGCGCTGCACCAGCACATGGACGCTGGCCGCATCTCGATGGACGAGGCGCTCATCGCGGCCTCGCACCCGCACGACTTCAAGCTGCTCGTGGCGGCCAACGGCCAGTCGGCGAACAGCGTCGAGCAGGTCATCTCCGCCGAGTAACCGCGCGCTGCTCCGCGAGGAGCGCCACCGCCGCGCACGGGAAGAGCCAGACCACGTAGAGGTACGACCAGTTGCTGGCCGTTAGCTGAAGCGCGGCGAGCACGGCCCCGGAGACGGCGGCCAGGCGCGCGGCGTCGGTGCCGAAGTGGCGCGCGCGCAGCGCGGCCCACGCGATCAGCGCGATGGTGGCCGCCTGAGCCACCTGCTGGGCCGCCCCGAGACCGAGGAGCGTCCAGGCCGACTGGAGCGTGCCGCGGTCGAGCTGGAAGGTGAGCGCGTGGAGCATGTGGCCGGGCGCGGCCGCACCGCCCAGCGCGACGATCCAGATCGTGAGCGCTGCGCTGAGCACGGCGACGGCGCCAACGGCGCGAAGGAGCGGCCTCCCGCGCGTGCGGGCGAGCCAGACCGGCAGCAGAGCCAGCGGGGCGAGCTTGATCCATGCGCCTGCCGTGAGCGCGAGGGCCGCCCGCCCGCCGCGGGCCGCGGCCGCGAGCGCCAGAGCGAGCGCGGCGGCAAGCAGCAGGTCGTTGGTTCCGCTCGCCACGGCCACCGCGAGCGGCGGGAAGGTGAGCCATGCGAGCACCGCGCGCCGCCCGCTGCCGCGCAGGGCGAGCGCCACCACGAGGGTGGCGGCGAACGCCATGAGCACGGCACTCGAGGTGTCGTCGAACGCGTCCCGTACAGGAGAAACAGCCGCCGCCGGCAGGTAGAGCACGTAGTTGAGAAGCGGGTAGGTGTCGCCGTGCACGAGGTCGGATGGCATGTGGCCGTAGGGGAGAGTGCCGTGAAGAAGCAGGGTGGCGCCGGCGGTGGACGCGAAGCCCACGTCGATCGCCCCCGGCGAGCTCACCGCCACTATCGCGAGCAGGCCGGCCGCGAAGCCGATCCCGTAGGCGATTGCGCGTGGCGTGAGCAGGTCGTACAGCGGGCGCGCGCTGGCAGGCTCTTCGCTTCGCGTAGCTCGGTGCACGAACCGCCAGCACAGGTAGGCGAGCGGCACGTAACCGGACAGCACGCTCAGCTCCAGCAGGTCACGATCACCGGCCAGGATCGGAACCGTGAGAGCCAGTAGCGCCAGCACGTCGAGGTTCCGGAGGCTGAGCAGGGGCAGCGTGGCGGTGGCGAGCACGAAGCCGATCGCAAGCAGCGCGAGCAGCCACGGAGCGTCGCTCAGCCGCGACCCATAGCGAGGCGCGCCAGGGGTGTAGACCTGCGTGTGCTCCACCACGCCGCGCGCGTCCACGGCCGCCACCGCGCGGATGCGCGGCCCGTCGAAGAAGGTCACGCGGGCGAGCTTCGAGTCGAGCGGACCGATGCGCGCGTGGTCCCAGCCGCGCGCGATCAGCTGCTTGTGAATCAGCGGATCGGCGAGCGCCGCGTTCAGCGCCTTCTGCCGCGGCAGCGGCAGCTTCGGCTCGCCGCTGCCGTGCGCGAGCAGCACGGCAAGCGCGATCGCGAAGACCGCGATGGGAATGGCGAGGAGGGTTCGCCTGCTCATCCCCACAGTTATCGGCTCTCCGGCCTGCGATGCTGAGGGCGTGGAACGCGACATTCGGATCAGGGGAGACACGATCCGCCTCGGTCAGCTGCTCAAGCTCGCGGGCGTGGTGGGCAGTGGCAGCGAGGTGAAGGATCTGCTCGCCTGGGATCCGGTGCTCGTCAACGGCGAGCCGGAGGACAGGCGCGGCCGCCAGCTGCGCGCGGGAGACGTGGTTCGCATTGGGGAAGAGGAGCTCCACGTAATCGGCGCTTAGCCCCTCCGGCTGGCAAGATCCCCGTCCATGACCGCGCCTGAGCCGATGACCCGGGGCTACCGGATCGCGATGAAGGTCTGCTCGCCGATCGTCCGCCGCTGGGCACGGCTCGAGGTGGAGGGCCTCGAGCACATGCCGGAGCACGGGTCGGTGCTGCTCGCGGGCAACCACGACTCGTACTGGGATCCCGTGGCGATAGGCGTTGCCGCGCTTCCTCGGCGTCAGATACGCGCGCTGGCCAAGTCGTCGCTCTGGAAGATCAAGGGGCTCGATCGAGTGCTCGACAGCATGGGGCAGATCCCGATCGAGCGCGGGAAGAAGGACGAGAGGGCGATGCAGAGGGCCATCGACGAGCTGCGCGCGGGCGCCTGCATCGGCATCTTTCCGGAGGGCACGCGCAGCCTGGGGCGTGAGCTGCGGGCGCGCAGCGGCTTCGGCCGCCTGGCCGCGGCCGTTCCGGAGGCCGAGATCGTGTGCGTAGCGGTCACAGGCACGGTGGACATTCCGCGCTTCCCCACTCGCCCGCGCGTGTGGGTGAAGTTCTTCAGGCCGGCGGAGGGCGGCCTTGCCGAGGGCGAGGAGGCGGCGGCGCTGGCGATCAGGCTGCTCGAGGAGATTCGCGGACACGCTCCGATAGCGGTGGCCGGGCGGAAGCGCCGGCGCAAGCACCCCGTCGCAGCCTGAGCGCTAACGTCCTCGCATGGGCTGGCCGTCGCTCCGGTACGAGGAGTGGAAACCCACGTGCGACACGCTGCACGCCCACACGCAGGTGCTCGGCAAGCTCGCGGCGGTTCTCGCGCCTCCGGAGCCGCAGCTCCAGCACGCGGCTCTGCAGCTCTCGGCTCGCGGCTGGGAGACGCATCCCCTGCCGGCGCCGGACGGCTCCGGGGCTTTCGTCGCGTGCCTCGATCTCCACGTGCACGAGGCGGTGATCGAGCACAGCGGCGGGGGTATCCGGCGGGTGCCGCTCACGCTGAACCGAGGCGTTGGTGAGGTCACGCGGGACGTGCTCGAGGCGGTACGCGAGATCGCCGGCGAGGTCACTCTCGACACCACGCCACAGGAGGTGCCGTGGAGCGTGCCGCTCGACGAGGACGAGGAGCACGCGACGTACGACACCGCTCATGTGGGCGTGTATTTCGAGATGGCCACACGCGCGGCGCTCGTGCTGGCGGACTTCCGGGCGCCGTACCGCGGCCGGTCCACGCCCATGAACGCCTGGTGGGGCTCGTTCGACCTCGCGGTGAACCTCTTCTCGGGGCAGCCGGCCGACCCGCCGTCGGACGACTACATCATGCGCAACGCCATGGACTCCCAGGAGGTGGCCGTGGGATGGTGGCCGGGCGACGGCCGCTACGGGAAGCCGGCTTTCTATGCGTACGCACACCCCGCGCCCGAGGGTTTCTCGGGTGGCCGGCTCGACCCGGACGCGGCGCGCTGGGACGACGCACTCGGCGAGTTCATCCTCGACTGGGAGGACGTGATCGCGCAGCCCGATCCGCACGCCTACGCGCTGGAGTTCGCCCGCTCGGCGTTCAGGCACGCGTGCGCGGTGTGCGAATGGGACCCGGAGCTGTCCGCTACCGCGGAGGGGAAGCCGCCGCCGGTGCGCTAGCGGCGAGCCGCGCGAGGGCGCCGGCGAGGTGCTCGCGCGCGCCCGCGTCGGACACGAGGCCGTTCACGCCGATCGCCTGGCGCACGAGGGGCACGCGTACGCAGGCGCTCTCCACGATGCTCGCGCCGGAGTAGGTGAGCACCTTGCGCAGCGAGTCGTGCGCGTCCGCGCCGCCGGTGGGGGCTGCTGGACCCGACACGTTGATCCAGGCCACCGGCTTCCCGTACGTGCCGCCGTCGCCGATGGTCCACTCGAGCAGATTCTTCAGGGCGCCCGGCAGCGCGCCGGCGTACTCGGGAGTGCAGAACAGGATCGCGTCGGCTTCGGCGATCTGCCGGCGCAGATCCGCCACGCCGGGGTGAGGCGTGGCGCCCTCCACGTCATCGTCCGGGTTGAAGTGCGGTAGCGCTGCCATCCCTTCGTAGAGCACGGTGTCCGTTCCGTCCTGCGCGAGCGCCGCGACCGTGCGCAGAGCCGCGGCGTTCGTGGATTCCGCGCGCAGGCTGCCGCAGATGAGGAGGACCCGTGTCACGCGTTCTCTGCGAGGTACTGCTCGGCCAGGCGCTTGGGCGCTCGCACGAGCCACGCCTCGGTCACCACCTCTTCGAGGTCCTCGGCACTGATCTTCTCGAGCTGCACCAGGATCGCCGGATAGCCGTCGAAGTGCGGCGTGGTGAAGAAGACGGCCGGGTTGTCCTCGATGAGCGCCTGCTTTGCGAGCTCGTGCTCGACCCGCGCGCCGAGGATCGGTCCCGCGGGGGCACTGTCCCCGAGCGCGTTCAGGTCGGACTTCCTGAGCGGGCGCTCCCACACGAACAGCTTGTCCTTCACGGTCCACTGCGCGTTCTCGCGCGAGATGCGCTCACTCGTCTCCGGCAGTGCCAGCGCGAGACGCCGGACGTCGTCCCAGGTGGCCATTCCGGTGAGGGTAGGGACATCATGCCGCTGATGCCACGGTGGATGGGTGTTGATGTGGGAGGGAAGCGGAAGCGCTTCGACGTCGCGCTTGTGGAAGACCGGCGGCTCGCCGGGCTGCGACGGCGGCAGTCGGTTGCTGACGTGGTCACGTGGGCCGCGGAGGCCCGGCCGAGCGTGGTGGCGATCGACAGCCCCCGCTCGCTCGCTGCTCCTGGGGCCACACATCGTCCGGAGGAGAGAGCCCTGTGCGTGGCGGTGTGCGGCATCCGCTGGACCCCGCCTCCGGAGAAGCTGGATGGCAACCCGTATTACGAATGGATCGCCGAAGGGTTGCGTCTATACGAAGCTTTTTCGCACCTGCACTTCCGGGTGATCGAATGCTTCCCCACAGCTTCGTGGACGCGCTGGTACGGGCCGCGCAACGGCCGGCCGCGGTCGGCCTGGAGCCGTGCGGCGCTCGCAGCGCAACGCCTGCACGGAGTGCCAGAGCGCACCAACCAGGACGAGCGCGACGCCATCGCCGCGGCGCTCACCGCCCGCGACCACGAGTTCGGCCGCTGCGAAAAATTCGGCGAGATCGTCGTGCCGCGCTAGGGAGGCGTCAGATTTCGGACGCGCTCGATGCTGGCGCTGCGCCAGACCCTGTCTTACGGTCGTGATTCCGGACTCGCAACAGGGAGACAAATGACTCGCAAGCGGTACTCACTCGTAGCTGTTGCCGTCGGCGTGCTTCTCGCCACGGCGCCCGCCCATGCCGCCACGATCGGCACCTCGACGGCGCCGGCCGGCACGTCACCCGGCTCCTGTGGTCCGGGCGTCATCGGCCAGTGGAGCAGCGACCCTGCCATGCCCTACGAGGTACCGGCGGGCGGCGGGCGGGTCACTCAGTGGCAGCTCAACACGTCGGGCGGCAACCCTGGCGACCAGGTGACGTTCGTGCTCCTACGCCCGAACTCCGGGCGGACCGCCTACAACGTGGTGGGAACCGACACCGAGCCGCTGCCGAACCCGCTTCCCGCTGTCGCATCCTTCAACGTCGCCACCCCGATCCCGGCAGACGCCGGCGACACCATGGGCGTGTTCGCACCGTCATCCAGCGTGACCTGCTATTTCCAGGGCGGCTCACTCTCCTTGATGGATCAGGCGATGGCGCTGGGGCCGAGCGGTAGTTCGACACCCGCGCCCGGTCAGACGCTGCCGGTCGCTGAGACCGGCTCGCAGATCGTGACGAACGTCGCTGCGACCATTCAGCAGTCCGAAGACGTCGCCGTCACGGCCGCGGCGGGGCCCGCGGGAGCGGCCGCCGGGAGCCTTGGCCAGCTCTCCGCGCTCGTGACGAACGGGGGAGTTTCAGGAGGCCCGGTGACCGTGGTGGACAACGTGCCTGCCGGCCTCGCGGTCAACTCCGCTGTGGCGGGCGGTGGCACCTGCTCGGTGGCCGGCCAGACGGTGACCTGTGCGATCGCCTCGCTCGCTCCGGGGGCCTCCGTCCCCGTGGTGGTCACCGTGGTGCCGACCCATGCCGGAAGCTACGCGAACACCTTCTCCGCGACCCCCGCGTCGTTCCCCGATCCGAACCTCGGAAACAACAACGCCAGCGCCACGCTGAGCGTCGGGCCCGCGGTGGTGCCGGTGAGCAACGCGTGCGTCGTTCCCCCGCTGGGCGGCGTCTCGCTCCGGGTGGCCAAGCGGATCCTGCGCGCCCTCCACTGCAAGCCCGGAAAGGTGAGCCGCGCACACTCGCGCAAGGTGCCTCGGGGCGCCGTGATAAGGACCACGCCGTCGACGGGCGACTTCGCCGCGGGCAAGAAGGTCAACCTGACGATCTCCTCGGGGAAGGCGAAGAAGAAGAAGCGGCACGGGCACTGACCGCGCCTGGCGGAGATCCGGGCTCGGGTCAGGCTTCTGACCTAGTTCGGTTACCCATACCGCGAATCGGTGGCTAGCGCGCTTCCGATGGGGCCCTGCGAAATCGCACACTTGCGGCGTCCAAGGCCCTTTCAGCGGGAGGTTTTCAGTGTCCGGCTCGCAGCCCGGCGACCAGCGTCTGCTGTTCGCGTTCACCCTGTTCATAGTTCTTTTCTGCGCGGTGCTTGCGCTCGCGCTTCCACGCCCGGCCGCGGCCGACTGCCCAGCAAGCGGGTGCGGCGGCGGCGGGACCGTCACCGAGAATTTCACGCACACGCTCACGGTCACCCGGCCGTCGAGCGGCACGATCACGAGCACTCCCTCGGCCATCAGCTGCCCGGCCGGCAGTGGCGGCACGTGCACGAAGTCGCAGACGCAGTCGATCGACTGCCCCATCGACTCTGCTCCCTGCGACGAGCCCACCACCGGCTGGAACAGCTACACGCTCAGCGCTAGTGGCGGCCCGTCCGGATTCGCCGCGAGCTGGTCCGGCGCATGCTCCGGCTCGAGTTGCAGCGTCACATTGGACGCCGACAGGACTGTGTCGCTCACATGGATCGACGTGACCAACCCGTCCGTCTCCGTCTCGCCGGGCAGCGTGAAGGTGGGCACGATCCTCAACGCGAGTGCGGCCGCCTCGGACAACGCAGGAATCGCGAAGGTCGAGTTCTGGCTCGACGGCTCGCTGAAGGCGACCGACACGACCGCTCCCTACGGCGCCTCAATCCCGATGGGTAGTTACGCCCAGGGTTCGGCGCACACCCTTATGGCGCGTGCCTATGACACGAGCGGGCGTGTCGCCGACTCCTCGTCGACGGTCACCGTCGACAAGGTGGTCAATCTCACGCTCGGCGCTCTGCCGGCGTACACGAACGCCACGACCGTGCCGCTCTCGATTGGCACCGACCCTGACGCGAGCATGAAGTGCTCGCTGAACGGCGGTCCCGCCAGTACTTGCGCGGGCACATACAGCCCGCTTTCGTCGCCGGCCGATGGCACCTACACCTACCACGTGGTCGCCACCGACGACGTGGGCAACGTGGCCAGCGGCAGCCGGACCTTCACCGTGGACCGCACAGCTCCGGCCGCCTCGTTCACGGACGGGCCGAGCGAAGGCGCGATCGTAGGCAGCGGGCCGCTCAGTTTCAAGTTCAGCTACACGGACCTCACCCCGACGACGGTCACCTGCTCGCTCGATGGCGCGGCGTTCGCCGCCTGTGACAGCGCGGACTCGCAGACGCTCGACGGCCTCGCGCCGGGCAGCAACCACACGTTCACGGTCAACTTCGTGGACTCCGCCGGGAACGTGACCCAGCTGGTGCGCCACTTCTCCGTTGCGGCGGCGCCTCCAAGCGGCACGGGCAGCGGCACGGGTGGCTCCGGCCCCGGCGGCGGCGGCGGCTCCCAGAGCGTCCTCGGCGCCGGCCCGGCGGCCAGCAAGGCCAAGCTGTCGAGCGGCTTCAAGGTGGCGGGCAAGAACACGCTGGTGAGGAAGCTCGTGCTCACCGGTGTGCCGAACGGCGCCACGGTGACCGTGCACTGCCACGGCCATGGCTGCCCGTTCAGGTCAAAGACCTTCAGGGCGAAGCACGGCAAGGTGTCGCTGTCGAAGGTCTTCAAGGGCCGCAAGCTCGGCAAGGGCGCGAAGATCGAGCTGGACGTGACCGTTCCGGGCGCGCCCAAGCAGGTCTTCAAGCTCACCACGCGCGCGGGCAAGAAGCCGCTGCTGCGGCACAGCTAGAAGCTCGTCATCACCGAACGGTTCGCGTCCGTGACGAGGTTGTCACAAACCCGTCACAAACTTGTCACGGACGCGTGTGGATACCGTCCGATCCGACCCGTACCTTGGTGTTCATCTCGAAGACTGCGAGGAGCACCGACATGGATACGGACAAGGATCAGGAAAAGGCGGCGAAGGCCCGCGATTCGGCGCTGAACAGCGCACTCACTCAGATCGAGCGCCAGTTCGGCAAGGGCTCGATCATGCGCATGGGCGACGAGGAGGCGGCCGTCAAGGTGTCCGCCATTCCGTCCGGGGCCCTGTCGCTCGACCTCGCGCTGGGCGTGGGAGGCTTCCCGCGCGGGCGCATCGTGGAGATCTTCGGCCCGGAGTCATCGGGCAAGACCACGCTCATCTACCACGTGCTGGCGCAGGCCCAGAAGCAGGGCGGCATCTGCGCGTTCGTGGACGCAGAGCACGCGATGGATCCGGCTTACGCCAAGCGGATCGGCGTGGATGTGGACGAGCTGCTCGTCTCGCAGCCGGACCACGGTGAGCAGGCGCTCGAGATCGCCGACCTCCTGATCCGCTCAGGCGCGATCGACGTCGTGGCGATCGACTCGGTGGCGGCCCTCACGCCGAAGGCCGAGCTCGAGGGCGCGATGGGCGACCAGACGGTGGGCCTCCAGGCGCGCATGATGAGCCAGGCGATGCGCAAGCTGGCCGGCAACCTCAACCGCACCGGCACGCTCTGCATGTTCACCAACCAGATCCGCGAGAAGGTCGGCGTGATGTTCGGCTCGCCGGAGACGCAGCCGGGCGGTCGCGCGCTCAAGTTCTACTCGTCGCAGCGGCTCGACATCCGCCGCATCGAGACGCTCAAGGAGGGCGTCGAGGCGGTCGGCAACCGCGTGCGGGTGAAGGTCGTGAAGAACAAGGTGGCGGCGCCGTTCCGCCAGGCCGAGTTCGACATCGAATACGGCATGGGCATCTCCGCGGAGGGCTGCCTGCTCGACCTCGGGCTCGAGCACGACATCGTGCAGAAGTCCGGCTCGTTCTTCTCGTACGGCGACACCCGTCTCGGCCAGGGCCGCAACAACGCCAAGGCCTTCCTGCGCGAGAACCCCGAGATGGCGAAGGAGATCGAGACGAAGATCTACGACGCCGTGGGGATCACGCCGGCGCACCCCGGCGCAAACGTCGCGGAGCTCGATCCGAACGCGTCGAAGGAAGCAGCAGAGGAAGCGGTAGCAGCCGCCGCCGAGGCGGCCTAGAGCTTCCACTCCCCGAGGTGCGGGCGGTCCCTCAGACCGCCCGCCGTCCGGGCCCGGTGGTCGTGGTTGACTGTGGCGTATGGCGTCGGGTGCGTTCTACGACGACATTGGCCGCAGCTACACGGCCACGCGGCAGGAGGATCCGAAGCTCGCGGCGGCTATCTGGGCGGCGCTTGGGGATGGGCGGAGCGTCCTCAACGTCGGTGCGGGCACCGGCTCGTACGAGCCGCGTGACCGGGACGTGCTGGCACTCGAGCCGTCAGAGGTGATGATCGCCCAGCGGCCGGAGGGCGCCGCGCCGGTGATCAAGGGGAACGTGGAGGCCATTCCGCTCCGGGACGACAGCGTGGACGTGGCGATGGCCGTGCTCAGCGATCACCACTGGCGCGACCGGCTCGCCGGCATGGGCGAGATGCGGCGCGTGGCGCGCCGGCGCGTCGTGCTGTTCACGGCGGATCCGGGTGAGTTCGCGAAGTTCTGGTTCGTGCCGGAATAC from Thermoleophilaceae bacterium encodes the following:
- a CDS encoding RNA-binding S4 domain-containing protein, whose product is MERDIRIRGDTIRLGQLLKLAGVVGSGSEVKDLLAWDPVLVNGEPEDRRGRQLRAGDVVRIGEEELHVIGA
- a CDS encoding lysophospholipid acyltransferase family protein, with protein sequence MTAPEPMTRGYRIAMKVCSPIVRRWARLEVEGLEHMPEHGSVLLAGNHDSYWDPVAIGVAALPRRQIRALAKSSLWKIKGLDRVLDSMGQIPIERGKKDERAMQRAIDELRAGACIGIFPEGTRSLGRELRARSGFGRLAAAVPEAEIVCVAVTGTVDIPRFPTRPRVWVKFFRPAEGGLAEGEEAAALAIRLLEEIRGHAPIAVAGRKRRRKHPVAA
- a CDS encoding DUF5996 family protein, encoding MGWPSLRYEEWKPTCDTLHAHTQVLGKLAAVLAPPEPQLQHAALQLSARGWETHPLPAPDGSGAFVACLDLHVHEAVIEHSGGGIRRVPLTLNRGVGEVTRDVLEAVREIAGEVTLDTTPQEVPWSVPLDEDEEHATYDTAHVGVYFEMATRAALVLADFRAPYRGRSTPMNAWWGSFDLAVNLFSGQPADPPSDDYIMRNAMDSQEVAVGWWPGDGRYGKPAFYAYAHPAPEGFSGGRLDPDAARWDDALGEFILDWEDVIAQPDPHAYALEFARSAFRHACAVCEWDPELSATAEGKPPPVR
- a CDS encoding NAD(P)H-dependent oxidoreductase, whose translation is MTRVLLICGSLRAESTNAAALRTVAALAQDGTDTVLYEGMAALPHFNPDDDVEGATPHPGVADLRRQIAEADAILFCTPEYAGALPGALKNLLEWTIGDGGTYGKPVAWINVSGPAAPTGGADAHDSLRKVLTYSGASIVESACVRVPLVRQAIGVNGLVSDAGAREHLAGALARLAASAPAAASPPR
- a CDS encoding MmcQ/YjbR family DNA-binding protein, which gives rise to MATWDDVRRLALALPETSERISRENAQWTVKDKLFVWERPLRKSDLNALGDSAPAGPILGARVEHELAKQALIEDNPAVFFTTPHFDGYPAILVQLEKISAEDLEEVVTEAWLVRAPKRLAEQYLAENA
- a CDS encoding PASTA domain-containing protein; the protein is MTRKRYSLVAVAVGVLLATAPAHAATIGTSTAPAGTSPGSCGPGVIGQWSSDPAMPYEVPAGGGRVTQWQLNTSGGNPGDQVTFVLLRPNSGRTAYNVVGTDTEPLPNPLPAVASFNVATPIPADAGDTMGVFAPSSSVTCYFQGGSLSLMDQAMALGPSGSSTPAPGQTLPVAETGSQIVTNVAATIQQSEDVAVTAAAGPAGAAAGSLGQLSALVTNGGVSGGPVTVVDNVPAGLAVNSAVAGGGTCSVAGQTVTCAIASLAPGASVPVVVTVVPTHAGSYANTFSATPASFPDPNLGNNNASATLSVGPAVVPVSNACVVPPLGGVSLRVAKRILRALHCKPGKVSRAHSRKVPRGAVIRTTPSTGDFAAGKKVNLTISSGKAKKKKRHGH
- a CDS encoding Ig-like domain-containing protein — protein: MSGSQPGDQRLLFAFTLFIVLFCAVLALALPRPAAADCPASGCGGGGTVTENFTHTLTVTRPSSGTITSTPSAISCPAGSGGTCTKSQTQSIDCPIDSAPCDEPTTGWNSYTLSASGGPSGFAASWSGACSGSSCSVTLDADRTVSLTWIDVTNPSVSVSPGSVKVGTILNASAAASDNAGIAKVEFWLDGSLKATDTTAPYGASIPMGSYAQGSAHTLMARAYDTSGRVADSSSTVTVDKVVNLTLGALPAYTNATTVPLSIGTDPDASMKCSLNGGPASTCAGTYSPLSSPADGTYTYHVVATDDVGNVASGSRTFTVDRTAPAASFTDGPSEGAIVGSGPLSFKFSYTDLTPTTVTCSLDGAAFAACDSADSQTLDGLAPGSNHTFTVNFVDSAGNVTQLVRHFSVAAAPPSGTGSGTGGSGPGGGGGSQSVLGAGPAASKAKLSSGFKVAGKNTLVRKLVLTGVPNGATVTVHCHGHGCPFRSKTFRAKHGKVSLSKVFKGRKLGKGAKIELDVTVPGAPKQVFKLTTRAGKKPLLRHS
- the recA gene encoding recombinase RecA, which translates into the protein MDTDKDQEKAAKARDSALNSALTQIERQFGKGSIMRMGDEEAAVKVSAIPSGALSLDLALGVGGFPRGRIVEIFGPESSGKTTLIYHVLAQAQKQGGICAFVDAEHAMDPAYAKRIGVDVDELLVSQPDHGEQALEIADLLIRSGAIDVVAIDSVAALTPKAELEGAMGDQTVGLQARMMSQAMRKLAGNLNRTGTLCMFTNQIREKVGVMFGSPETQPGGRALKFYSSQRLDIRRIETLKEGVEAVGNRVRVKVVKNKVAAPFRQAEFDIEYGMGISAEGCLLDLGLEHDIVQKSGSFFSYGDTRLGQGRNNAKAFLRENPEMAKEIETKIYDAVGITPAHPGANVAELDPNASKEAAEEAVAAAAEAA
- a CDS encoding methyltransferase domain-containing protein; amino-acid sequence: MASGAFYDDIGRSYTATRQEDPKLAAAIWAALGDGRSVLNVGAGTGSYEPRDRDVLALEPSEVMIAQRPEGAAPVIKGNVEAIPLRDDSVDVAMAVLSDHHWRDRLAGMGEMRRVARRRVVLFTADPGEFAKFWFVPEYLPEYVDLIPPRYREAGVWERELRMGLGMIRLEPVAIPHDCLDGFFGAYWRRPEAYFDETVRAGISVFARVPAAATERALAALSADLDSGTWHERHAHLLELEEIDLGYRLVIAELK